The following is a genomic window from Micropterus dolomieu isolate WLL.071019.BEF.003 ecotype Adirondacks linkage group LG04, ASM2129224v1, whole genome shotgun sequence.
tgtttgggggtgaaggggagtggtagtgaaagcagtgtatttggataattatcaacactTACTGCCACGTATTgaatttcaatgtttttttactaggcatatttaaaatcatatttgattgagaagctgtattgaggagcatatattcgtgcagcacctcctcgctcgctccctctttctctctctctctctctcatgaacaccactgcacaaacctgtccaaagttagaaaccccccccccactgtcattctgtgggaaacactggaaagtaatgtAGTAACGTAACGAGtgatgtaactagttacttttatctcCCAGtaattaataaagtaataatattacttttttaaggagaataagtaactagtaatatattacaatttctgagtaacttgcccaacactggcgtacacacacatatatttaatAGCACAATTCTTCTATTTATGTGCTATTTAtgcacatgtttttattttgcatttctttggcaatgtaaatgtccaatgccaataaagccccatTGAATCGATTAGTCTTCTCTTCTCTTACCCTAGAATgctcattaaaataaatgggtaaACCTCTTGTTTGGATACAAATTTCACAGCACATTCCTGCTTGCAGACAATGCTCTCAGCAGACAGGTTAATGTTACTGTTGTCTAAAGGCCATTAACTGATGGCTACAACATAAACCTATAGCAACATAACATTATCCAAAAGAGTCCCATGTTTCTATGGTAAGTAACACTGAGATAatcattgaaaacatttttgaaatgagAATACAGAATGGGGAGGAATACATCCGGAACAAGCTGaagaaataaaagtttttatgtaaaactgtCCATTGATTTTTATCAATACAAAAAACTGGAATTGAGATTTTATAAGAACCGGATTAGAATAAAATCAGAATTAAATACTACTTaaacccgtgtgtgtgtgtgtgtgtgtgagattcaGAACCTGGAACTGGATGATCCTCtcctgtgagagacagagatacattCGGTCTGTATCTTTCAGGTAGAAGCAACACTTGTGAAGCTGGGACACTGGGTCATCTGCATCCATTAATGCAGTCTGCTTGTCCACTTTGCGAATGACCTGAAGAATTGAGTCAAAAAGACACCCATCATGAATACACAGAAACAAGCAATATACATGTCCAAATGGACACAAACATATTTGCACAGTCACAAACTCTGCGTACATTTAAGTACACTAGTGGTACGACTGCTCACTGCCTCAAAAACAATGGACAACtgacataaacacatgcatacCAGTCTGGGCAGGGCCATGCCAGTAACAGAACAGACCAATTTGACCGTCTGGCCATAGTGAATATAGCCGTCTCTCACAGCAAACTCCTCTCCTTCAGACTCATCATCGTCCACTAACCAAAAAGACAGAGAACACAAAAGTAAATGTCTATAACTCCCTCGCTACCTTTAAATAGGTGCTGCCAATCAGTGCAAATAGTCAACGAACACATGAAAGAAGATAACAGTACCATTAAAATGTGCGTATCTGCTTTCATGCATGTAAGgtcaataaaaactgaaattaagGAAATTAAAGAAGGGGGGGGAACAAGAAGCAACACATAGACAATGTGTGATCTTACACAGGTGGATGTAGAAGGCACCCCACTGTTGGGAGCTGGCATAAAAGTTCCCCCCCTCCACATGAAGATACCTGGTGCTAACCGTCTGGGAACGCAGGCGGTTAAACAATGCCACTTTAGTCCCTGAAGCGATACACACTggggggagagaaagacagaaagtgtgtgagtgagcgaGAACGAGGATTAAGGAAGAGAAGTAAGTGATTCTGCTGTCAAAGGGAAACTAAAAtctttttcacattaaaattaaatgccACTGTGTGGTGCAACCATACATGAGCTAGTGTGAATGTGGACACGTTGCAACTCACAATCTGCATTTTTCAAGGACTGTTTCTTCTTAGAGGGCTTGGAAATGACCTTGATCCTCTTGCTGAGGAAGACTCCTATGTTGGCGCTGTTGCCATATAACATCTTCACAGACAGCATGAAGTGTTTCCTTTTATCCGTGTCACTGATATACAGTGTCTTCGCTGTGCAGAAGTGCTAATGCAGGGGAAAGACACATATTAGGGATTTTTGTATGAGTGTGGGTTTCTGTTTGTCCCCCTTTCACTTCCCTCTTGTCTCCTTTTGAGAACATGTTCACTAGCGGCATTTAGGTGGAATGGGAAAATGCAATGACATGCAAGAATATCAGCTACAGTGTGAATATAGTTAACAGGGTTGTGCAGCAACAGAGGATATGGTCAAAATGCACATTTGCACACTATACTATACATTTGTGGTTAGTTTGCATGGTTTATCAACAGTGAAGTGGAGCCAAAAAAAGTCCCTTGTTTACTGCTAGAATGCGTGAAGTATTGGAAGAGTATGTCAAACAGTGTACAATATTACATGAAAATATGATTAAAACCCCTGCAGTACTGTGGTATTATAAGTGCCTTCTCACCTTCCCCTCCAGATTGAGTTGCTGCATCTCCTGCTCACTATTTCCTATCCCAATGAACGCACACGGCTGAGCCTCCTGCTCTGTGCAACCCTCCTTTTCCATAGTCTCTAACTTCTTCTGCCAGCCACTGCCCATCAGATACACACATGGGGGGGGGCAGAAAAACCTAATTGACAGAAGTAGAGATAAAAACCAAGAAGAACACACAGGAGTTCCAATCAATCCACTTTGAATGGGTGAGATTTCTCTTtcaaacacgcacacattcaACAACGTTTAAACAGTCCCACACAAACCTTTTTTCATTGCCATATGACTTTTGAGCAACTTTTGCATGGAGTATGAGCACTGTTTGATCATCTTTCCCCTTCAAGTAATTCCTCATAGCCTCCCTGAAATTGGGGGGAAAGACAGGTGAACACTTTGACAGCATACTTTCTGCAATGATTTAAACGTTTTTTTGGAGTTGTTTGCGCCATGTTTCTGCCTACCTTGTCAAACGCTGAGGCTGATGTCGCTCACCAAACTtcctgcaaaaaacaaaaacatcaaggTGCAAAGTGTTTGGAAGTGGTTTACAGTGCTGGGGTAGCagtgaaaaaacaacacaaggttgactgtgtgaagtgtgtgtgtgtgtgtgtgtgtgtgtgtgtgggggggggggggggggggggggggggatgtgtGGCAAAGTGCACAATGTCAGTGACATCTGTAAAGCAGGGAAGCTTGTACCATCATTCTGTGTTAAGAAGGTAGACAAACGTGTGAGACCCATAGTAACACCAAATATTAGGGTTATGCCTGTTTCTAGGTTGTTTATAAACTTTGAATGGCGCTACTGTACAGTATACAATTATGAAGACGGGGCGTTTCAAAATTCAATGTTACAGTAACACTGTGGACTGATGAT
Proteins encoded in this region:
- the LOC123969219 gene encoding recombining binding protein suppressor of hairless-like isoform X2 → MRNYLKGKDDQTVLILHAKVAQKSYGNEKRFFCPPPCVYLMGSGWQKKLETMEKEGCTEQEAQPCAFIGIGNSEQEMQQLNLEGKHFCTAKTLYISDTDKRKHFMLSVKMLYGNSANIGVFLSKRIKVISKPSKKKQSLKNADLCIASGTKVALFNRLRSQTVSTRYLHVEGGNFYASSQQWGAFYIHLLDDDESEGEEFAVRDGYIHYGQTVKLVCSVTGMALPRLVIRKVDKQTALMDADDPVSQLHKCCFYLKDTDRMYLCLSQERIIQFQATQCSKETNKEIVNDGASWTIISTDKAEYTFFEGMGPVHTPVTPVPVVESLQLNGGGDVAMLELTGQNFTPNLRVWFGDVEADTMYRCGESVLCVVPDISAFREGWRWVRQPVQVPVTLVRNDGIIYSTALTFTYTPEPGPRPHCSAAGAILRSHSTSSSSPASSASPSSSLGGLGDSHGAYNNSDSGMSSGASTMAVLS
- the LOC123969219 gene encoding recombining binding protein suppressor of hairless-like isoform X1, encoding MAPVVTGKFGERHQPQRLTREAMRNYLKGKDDQTVLILHAKVAQKSYGNEKRFFCPPPCVYLMGSGWQKKLETMEKEGCTEQEAQPCAFIGIGNSEQEMQQLNLEGKHFCTAKTLYISDTDKRKHFMLSVKMLYGNSANIGVFLSKRIKVISKPSKKKQSLKNADLCIASGTKVALFNRLRSQTVSTRYLHVEGGNFYASSQQWGAFYIHLLDDDESEGEEFAVRDGYIHYGQTVKLVCSVTGMALPRLVIRKVDKQTALMDADDPVSQLHKCCFYLKDTDRMYLCLSQERIIQFQATQCSKETNKEIVNDGASWTIISTDKAEYTFFEGMGPVHTPVTPVPVVESLQLNGGGDVAMLELTGQNFTPNLRVWFGDVEADTMYRCGESVLCVVPDISAFREGWRWVRQPVQVPVTLVRNDGIIYSTALTFTYTPEPGPRPHCSAAGAILRSHSTSSSSPASSASPSSSLGGLGDSHGAYNNSDSGMSSGASTMAVLS